GCATGTGCTGCTAGCTCGCTCACTACGCTGCGCACTTGTTCGTCGTTGAGCACGGTGACGCTGATGATGTCTGCATCTGCGACATCGGCGATACTGTCGGCCAGAATGGCACCCCGCTCGGCCAGCGGGGTCATGGCTTCGGTCCGGATGTCGTAAACCGTTAGCCCACCGGGCCATTCGAGCATCTTCTTGGCCATCGGCGTGCCCATGTTTCCCAACCCAATGTACCCGAGCTTTGCTGCTTGAGTCATGACGCGCCACTCCTCCTCGTCGGTTCGCTCTGCATCGTCGCCGGTCGCTATGACCGGATGATTTGTCCGCCATCGACATTGAAGATCTGGCCGGTGATCCAGCGCGCCTGATCACTCAGCAGGAATAGGCACATACCCACCAGGTCATCTGAAGTTCCCATCCGGGACAACGGAAGCCCCTTCACGATGTCCTGAACTATCTCCTGTGGAGTGGTGGTGCGGTTGGCCTCGGTGTCGATGGGCCCTGGCGCGATGGCGTTGATGCGGATGTTCTGGCCGCCCAGTTCCCGCGAAAGTTGTTGCGTGAGGCCGTTGATGCCGACCTTCGCCAGGCCGTAGAAGTTCGAGTAGAGCCACGCAGCGGTGGACGACTGATTCACGATCGCCCCGCCGCCGCGCTTGGCCATCTTCTTGTAAACCGCGCGGGTGCACCACAATGCCCCGTCCAGGTTCACACTCATAAACCTCTTGTAGTACTCCGGGTCGACGGTGACCAGGAAGTCCAGTTTCATGCCGCCGAAGATCGCGGCGTTGTTCACGAGGTAGTCGATACCGCCGAACTCGGCCAGGGTGCGATCGGCCATCGCCTTGGCCGACGCGGGGTCCGACACGTCCACCGGGACGCTGATGGCGGTGCCGCCGTCGGCGACGATCCCCTTGGCCACCCGCTCGGCCGCCTCGGCGTTGATGTCGGCCACCACCACCGCCGCGCCCTCACGGGCTAGCGCCTCCACGTAGGCCTGGCCGATACCGCCACCGGACCCGGTGACAATCGCTACCTTGTTTTCGAACTGTCCCACGCGATGCTCCCTCTAATTCGCTGCTGTGGCAACGAGTTTGGTCTCCAAGTATTCCTCGAAACCGGCCACGCCCATCTCGCGGCCGTTGCCCGACTGCTTGTATCCGCCGAACGGCGCGTCGGCCGAGTACCAGACGCCGCCGTTGACGTTGATGGTGCCCGCCCGGATGCGCGCGGCGACACCCGCGGCGCGGTCCGGGTCGGCGCCGTACACGGTGCCGGACAGGCCGTACGGGGAGTCGTTGGCGATGCGCACCGCGTCGTCATCACCGTCGTGGGCGATCACGGTGAGCACCGGCCCGAAGATTTCTTCTCGCGATACCTTGGCCTCGTTGCCTAACCCGGCGATCAGCGTCGGTTCGATGAAGAAGCCGACGTCCCTGCCTTCCGGGCGGCCTCCGCCACAGGCGAAGGTGCCGCCTTCGGCGACTGCGGAGTCCAGGTAACCCTGCACCCGGTCGCGTTGCCGCGCCGAAATCAAGGGTCCACAAATGGTTTTCGGGTTGGTGGGGTCACCCGCCCGGATCCCGCCCATGGTGGCCGCCGCGATGGCGACGGCCTCGTCGTAGCGGGACCGTGGGACTACGAGTCGGGTGGTGATCGCACACCCCTGCCCAGCGTGCATGCACACCGAGAAACCCGCGACACCGGCGGCGGCACCCAGATCAGCGTCGTCGAGCACCACGAACGCCGACTTGCCGCCGAGTTCCAGGAAGACCCTCTTGATCGTGGCGGCACCGTCGCTCATCACGCTGCGCCCGGTGGCGGTGGACCCGGTGAACGAAACCATGTCCACCCGAGGGTCTTTGGCCAACAGTGCGCCCACACCATGGTCGCTGGACGTGACGATGTTGACTACGCCGGGCGGAAAGTCGGTGTGCTCGGCGATCAGTTCGCCGAGCACCGCGGCGCACCACGGGGTATCCGGCGCCGGCTTGAGGACGACGGTGTTGCCCGCGGCCAAGGCAGGCCCGAGCTTGGCGAGGTTGATCTGATGCGGGAAGTTCCACGGGGTAATGGCGCCGACGACACCGACCGCCTCTCGGGCGATAGTGCGCTTGGTAGGGATGCCCATCGGTGCCGCTTGGCCCAGATCCTGCCGCCACGGGTAGGACTCGGCGGTATCCGCGGCGAAAGCGAGGTCGTTGACCGGCCCTTCCAGCTGAGCCATCGAAGTGAGCATGCGAGGCGCGCCGACCTCGGAGATCGTCAGCTCACGCA
The nucleotide sequence above comes from Mycobacterium vicinigordonae. Encoded proteins:
- a CDS encoding aldehyde dehydrogenase, yielding MALLAGGKSALYIDGKLSDGGAGTFATLNPATEEVLGVAADADATDMDRAIAAARSAFDDTDWSRNTELRVRCVRQLREAMQQHIEELRELTISEVGAPRMLTSMAQLEGPVNDLAFAADTAESYPWRQDLGQAAPMGIPTKRTIAREAVGVVGAITPWNFPHQINLAKLGPALAAGNTVVLKPAPDTPWCAAVLGELIAEHTDFPPGVVNIVTSSDHGVGALLAKDPRVDMVSFTGSTATGRSVMSDGAATIKRVFLELGGKSAFVVLDDADLGAAAGVAGFSVCMHAGQGCAITTRLVVPRSRYDEAVAIAAATMGGIRAGDPTNPKTICGPLISARQRDRVQGYLDSAVAEGGTFACGGGRPEGRDVGFFIEPTLIAGLGNEAKVSREEIFGPVLTVIAHDGDDDAVRIANDSPYGLSGTVYGADPDRAAGVAARIRAGTINVNGGVWYSADAPFGGYKQSGNGREMGVAGFEEYLETKLVATAAN
- a CDS encoding SDR family oxidoreductase, producing the protein MGQFENKVAIVTGSGGGIGQAYVEALAREGAAVVVADINAEAAERVAKGIVADGGTAISVPVDVSDPASAKAMADRTLAEFGGIDYLVNNAAIFGGMKLDFLVTVDPEYYKRFMSVNLDGALWCTRAVYKKMAKRGGGAIVNQSSTAAWLYSNFYGLAKVGINGLTQQLSRELGGQNIRINAIAPGPIDTEANRTTTPQEIVQDIVKGLPLSRMGTSDDLVGMCLFLLSDQARWITGQIFNVDGGQIIRS